The following are encoded together in the Citrobacter arsenatis genome:
- the hofC gene encoding protein transport protein HofC has protein sequence MSAKQLWRWQGISNEGNLLEGVLWADTRPSLMLALEQRRITPLRINRMRVKASHWSRERSAETIHQLATLLKAGLTLSAGLALLAEQHPSSQWQALLRTLAYDMEQGISLSTSLSQWQHVFPPLYQAMIRTGELTGKLEDCCFELARQQKNQQQLADKVKKALRYPIIIITMAVMVVFAMLQFVLPEFAAIYRTFNTPLPLLTQWIIAIAHFSGQWGGLAVAFNLVAVAAYHLIKQKPYWLIMRQTFLLSLPVIGPMVRGQKLTQIFTVLALTQNAGIPFLQGLESVTETLANPFWSQRLAQVHHDISAGKPVWLALKNCGEFSPLCIQLVRTGEASGSLDTMLRNLAHHHSEKTLSQAENLAALLEPALLIITGLIIGTLVVAMYLPIFHLGDAMSGVG, from the coding sequence ATGTCAGCTAAACAGCTTTGGCGCTGGCAAGGTATTAGCAACGAAGGGAACCTACTGGAAGGCGTACTGTGGGCCGATACCCGCCCCTCATTGATGCTTGCTCTTGAGCAACGCCGTATTACGCCACTACGTATTAACCGCATGCGCGTCAAAGCCTCACACTGGAGCCGCGAAAGAAGCGCCGAAACCATACATCAACTGGCGACGTTGTTGAAAGCAGGGCTTACACTCTCGGCAGGTTTAGCCTTGCTTGCCGAACAGCACCCGAGCAGCCAGTGGCAGGCGCTACTGCGCACACTGGCGTACGATATGGAGCAGGGCATTTCTCTTTCTACTTCCCTGTCGCAATGGCAACACGTTTTTCCGCCTCTTTATCAGGCAATGATCCGTACCGGAGAGCTTACGGGTAAGCTGGAAGATTGCTGTTTTGAACTTGCCCGTCAGCAGAAGAATCAACAGCAACTCGCTGATAAAGTTAAAAAGGCCCTACGCTACCCGATAATCATCATCACGATGGCGGTAATGGTGGTATTTGCAATGCTGCAGTTTGTACTCCCTGAGTTTGCCGCCATTTACCGGACGTTCAACACCCCGCTACCGTTGCTCACTCAGTGGATTATTGCCATCGCGCACTTTAGCGGTCAATGGGGAGGGTTGGCAGTAGCATTCAACCTGGTAGCGGTTGCGGCATATCACCTGATAAAGCAGAAACCGTACTGGCTCATTATGCGCCAGACATTCCTGCTCAGTCTCCCGGTTATAGGGCCGATGGTGAGAGGACAAAAACTCACGCAGATCTTCACCGTTCTGGCCTTAACACAAAATGCAGGTATTCCTTTTCTGCAAGGTCTTGAGAGCGTCACTGAAACATTAGCCAATCCTTTCTGGTCGCAACGCTTAGCGCAGGTACATCACGACATTAGCGCCGGAAAACCGGTCTGGTTAGCGCTTAAAAATTGCGGTGAATTCAGCCCATTGTGCATACAGTTGGTCAGAACCGGAGAAGCTTCTGGCTCACTGGATACAATGCTGCGTAATCTCGCGCATCATCACAGCGAAAAAACGTTGTCTCAGGCGGAGAATCTGGCTGCGCTACTTGAGCCTGCGTTGCTCATCATTACGGGGCTTATCATCGGTACGCTGGTCGTCGCAATGTATTTGCCGATTTTCCATTTGGGAGATGCAATGAGCGGGGTGGGATAG
- the ampE gene encoding beta-lactamase regulator AmpE, which translates to MTLFTTLLVLIVERLFKLGEHWQLDHRVETFFRRVKHFSMMRTVGMTLIAMGVTFLLLRALHGLLFNVPLLVVWILIGLLCIGAGKTRLHYHAYLNAAARDDVHAREAMASELTLIHGVPPDCDEREFLRELQNALLWNNFRFYLAPLFWLIVGGPWGPVTLMGYAFLRAWQSWQARYQTPHQRLQSGIDAILHVLDWIPVRLAGVVYALLGHGEKALPAWFASLADLHTSQYQVLTRLAQFSLAREPHTDKVETPKAAVSMAKKTSFVVVVVIALLTIYGTLI; encoded by the coding sequence ATGACGCTGTTTACAACATTACTGGTGTTGATTGTCGAACGCCTGTTTAAGCTGGGTGAGCACTGGCAGCTTGATCACCGGGTAGAAACTTTTTTCCGCCGGGTGAAACATTTCTCGATGATGCGTACAGTAGGTATGACCCTGATTGCGATGGGGGTGACGTTCCTGCTGTTGCGCGCACTTCATGGGCTGCTCTTTAACGTGCCCTTGCTGGTGGTGTGGATCTTAATTGGCTTGCTGTGCATCGGTGCTGGCAAGACGCGTCTTCATTATCATGCCTATCTGAACGCGGCTGCACGCGATGACGTTCATGCCCGTGAAGCGATGGCCAGCGAGTTGACGCTTATTCATGGTGTTCCGCCGGATTGCGATGAGCGTGAGTTCCTGCGTGAACTGCAGAACGCGCTGTTATGGAACAACTTTCGCTTTTATCTGGCGCCATTATTCTGGCTGATCGTCGGTGGCCCATGGGGGCCAGTGACGTTAATGGGTTATGCCTTTTTACGTGCATGGCAGTCCTGGCAGGCACGCTATCAGACACCGCACCAGCGTCTGCAATCGGGTATTGATGCGATCCTGCATGTGCTGGACTGGATCCCGGTGCGTCTGGCGGGCGTGGTCTATGCGCTGTTAGGACACGGTGAGAAGGCGTTGCCAGCCTGGTTTGCGTCGCTTGCTGATCTCCATACTTCACAATACCAGGTACTTACGCGCCTGGCGCAGTTTTCTCTGGCGCGTGAGCCGCATACCGATAAAGTCGAAACGCCAAAAGCAGCTGTTTCAATGGCGAAGAAGACCTCGTTTGTGGTGGTTGTGGTCATTGCGCTGCTGACAATTTATGGAACACTGATCTAG
- the gspE gene encoding type II secretion system protein GspE, translating to MNTTQLTALCQRYQGILLDADNEVVHIAVVDAPSHELLDALHFATTRRIDIVCWTRQQMEGHTHVPQKMLPAVVTKSSASAADLLNQTFQSALAQRASDIHFEPAENHYRIRLRVDGVLHALPEVTTEMGIAVTARLKVLGSLDIAEHRLAQDGQFIVEISGEPISFRIATLPCRFGEKVVLRLLHQVDQTLEITALGMQDAQLAAFSQALQQPQGLILVTGPTGSGKTVTLYSALQTRNTPEVNLCSVEDPVEIPIAGLNQTQIHPRAGLTFQGVLRALLRQDPDIIMVGEIRDGETAEIALKAAQTGHLVLSTLHTNSTTETLIRLQQMGVARWMIASALTLVIAQRLVRKLCPHCRQRLETPIALPKAAWPTPLPHWHAPGCQHCYHGFYGRMALFEVLPVTPALRQSIANGTSAEEVESDAKQLGMSTLFETGCRAVEQGLTTFEELIRVLGIPHVS from the coding sequence ATGAATACCACCCAACTTACAGCGCTGTGCCAACGTTACCAGGGAATATTACTGGATGCAGACAATGAAGTGGTGCACATCGCCGTCGTGGACGCCCCGTCCCACGAACTGCTGGACGCACTGCATTTTGCCACCACCCGACGTATCGACATTGTTTGCTGGACGCGTCAGCAAATGGAAGGCCACACGCATGTGCCGCAGAAAATGCTCCCGGCAGTGGTCACAAAAAGCAGTGCCAGCGCAGCAGACTTGCTGAATCAGACGTTTCAATCCGCTCTGGCACAACGGGCTTCTGATATCCATTTTGAGCCAGCGGAAAATCACTATCGGATCAGATTACGTGTGGATGGCGTACTGCATGCTTTACCGGAAGTCACGACCGAGATGGGTATCGCCGTCACTGCAAGACTAAAGGTATTAGGCAGCCTGGATATTGCCGAGCATCGGCTTGCGCAAGACGGACAATTCATCGTTGAGATTTCAGGAGAACCGATCTCATTTCGCATCGCCACCCTGCCTTGTCGCTTCGGTGAAAAAGTGGTGCTGCGGCTACTTCATCAAGTCGATCAAACGCTGGAAATTACCGCACTGGGAATGCAGGACGCACAACTGGCCGCATTTTCACAAGCGTTACAGCAGCCTCAGGGGCTGATTCTGGTCACTGGGCCGACAGGGAGCGGTAAAACGGTCACGCTGTACAGTGCGTTGCAAACCCGAAACACCCCGGAAGTGAACCTCTGCAGCGTGGAAGACCCGGTAGAAATCCCCATTGCGGGTCTGAATCAGACGCAAATTCACCCACGCGCCGGTCTCACTTTTCAGGGCGTATTACGTGCTCTGCTGCGCCAGGATCCCGACATTATCATGGTGGGTGAAATCCGCGATGGCGAAACGGCTGAAATAGCGCTAAAAGCCGCGCAAACCGGTCATCTGGTGCTATCAACACTGCATACCAATTCCACCACTGAAACGCTGATACGCCTGCAGCAAATGGGGGTCGCACGCTGGATGATTGCTTCCGCGCTAACGCTGGTCATTGCGCAGCGGTTGGTGAGAAAATTGTGTCCTCATTGCCGACAACGTCTGGAAACGCCGATCGCGCTCCCGAAAGCTGCCTGGCCTACGCCACTGCCACATTGGCATGCCCCTGGCTGCCAACATTGCTATCACGGATTTTATGGCCGTATGGCATTGTTTGAAGTTCTCCCCGTTACGCCTGCATTGCGCCAGAGCATCGCCAACGGTACGTCCGCAGAAGAAGTGGAGTCAGATGCAAAGCAATTGGGGATGAGCACGCTTTTCGAAACTGGTTGCCGGGCCGTTGAACAAGGGCTAACGACATTTGAAGAGCTGATTCGCGTACTTGGCATTCCCCATGTCAGCTAA
- the ampD gene encoding 1,6-anhydro-N-acetylmuramyl-L-alanine amidase AmpD codes for MLLDEGWLAEARRVPSPHFDCRPDDENPSLLVVHNISLPPGEFGGPWIDALFTGTIDPDAHPYFAGIAHLRVSAHCLIRRDGEIVQYVPFNKRAWHAGVSNYQGRERCNDFSIGIELEGTDTQAYTDAQYRQLAAVTNALITRYPAIANNMTGHCDIAPERKTDPGPSFDWARFRALVTPSSHKEMT; via the coding sequence ATGTTGTTAGATGAGGGCTGGCTGGCAGAGGCGCGACGCGTTCCCTCTCCTCATTTCGATTGCCGCCCGGATGACGAAAACCCTTCTTTGCTGGTGGTGCATAATATCAGCCTGCCGCCCGGCGAGTTTGGCGGCCCGTGGATTGACGCACTGTTTACGGGCACGATTGATCCTGATGCCCATCCTTATTTTGCCGGGATCGCCCATCTGCGCGTTTCGGCCCATTGTTTGATTCGCCGTGACGGTGAAATCGTGCAATATGTTCCCTTTAATAAGCGTGCCTGGCATGCTGGCGTGTCGAACTATCAGGGACGTGAACGCTGTAATGATTTTTCAATTGGTATTGAGCTGGAAGGGACGGATACGCAGGCCTATACCGACGCGCAATACCGGCAACTGGCAGCCGTGACCAATGCCCTGATTACGCGTTATCCGGCCATTGCTAATAACATGACTGGACATTGCGACATTGCACCCGAGCGTAAGACCGATCCCGGACCCTCTTTTGACTGGGCAAGGTTTCGCGCCCTGGTCACCCCCTCGTCGCACAAGGAGATGACATGA
- a CDS encoding GMP reductase, translating into MRIEEDLKLGFKDVLIRPKRSTLKSRSDVELERQFTFKHSGQTWSGVPIIAANMDTVGTFAMATALASFDILTAVHKHYSVEDWAAFIADSSADVLKHVMVSTGTSDADFEKTKQILALNPALNFICIDVANGYSEHFVQFVSKAREAWPTKTICAGNVVTGEMCEELVLSGADIVKVGIGPGSVCTTRVKTGVGYPQLSAVIECADAAHGLGGMIVSDGGCTMPGDVAKAFGGGADFVMLGGMLAGHEESGGKIVEENGEKFMLFYGMSSESAMTRHVGGVAQYRAAEGKTVKLPLRGPVDNTARDILGGLRSACTYVGASRLKELTKRTTFIRVQEQENRVFNSL; encoded by the coding sequence ATGCGTATCGAAGAAGATCTGAAGTTAGGTTTCAAAGACGTTCTTATCCGCCCTAAACGTTCTACTCTCAAAAGCCGTTCCGATGTTGAGCTGGAACGTCAATTTACCTTCAAGCATTCAGGTCAGACCTGGTCCGGCGTACCTATTATTGCCGCGAACATGGACACTGTCGGGACGTTTGCCATGGCAACGGCGCTGGCATCCTTCGACATCCTGACCGCTGTGCACAAGCACTATTCTGTTGAAGACTGGGCTGCCTTTATCGCAGACAGTTCTGCTGATGTGCTCAAACACGTAATGGTTTCAACCGGCACCTCTGATGCAGATTTCGAAAAAACCAAACAGATTCTGGCGCTTAACCCGGCGCTGAACTTTATCTGCATTGATGTGGCAAATGGCTACTCGGAGCATTTTGTTCAGTTTGTGTCGAAAGCGCGTGAAGCATGGCCGACCAAAACAATTTGTGCGGGGAATGTGGTCACCGGCGAAATGTGTGAAGAGCTGGTCCTTTCCGGCGCGGACATTGTTAAAGTCGGCATTGGCCCGGGTTCTGTATGTACCACGCGTGTAAAAACCGGCGTTGGCTATCCGCAGCTTTCTGCGGTTATTGAATGTGCCGATGCAGCTCACGGCCTGGGCGGCATGATTGTCAGCGATGGTGGCTGCACAATGCCGGGCGACGTGGCAAAAGCGTTCGGCGGCGGTGCTGACTTCGTGATGCTCGGCGGCATGCTGGCCGGTCATGAAGAAAGCGGCGGCAAAATTGTTGAAGAGAACGGCGAGAAATTCATGCTGTTCTACGGAATGAGCTCTGAATCAGCCATGACGCGTCACGTTGGTGGTGTTGCACAATACCGCGCTGCTGAAGGTAAAACCGTGAAGCTGCCTCTACGCGGCCCGGTTGATAATACCGCTCGCGATATTCTTGGCGGCCTGCGTTCTGCCTGTACCTACGTCGGTGCATCTCGTCTGAAAGAACTGACCAAACGTACTACGTTTATTCGTGTGCAGGAACAAGAAAACCGCGTTTTCAATAGCCTGTAA
- the zapD gene encoding cell division protein ZapD → MHTQVLFEHPLNEKMRTWLRIEFLIQQLSVNLPIADHAGALHFFRNIGDLLDVFERGEVRTELLKELERQQRKLQAWIEVPGVDQSRIDALRQQLKSAGNILISAPRIGQTLREDRLIGLVRQRLSIPGGCCSFDLPTLHIWLHLAQPHRDTQVETWLASLNPLNQALSLVLDLIRNSAPFRKQTSLNGFYQDNGEDADLLRLQLPLDSQLYPQISGHKSRFAIRFMPLDSENGQVPERLDFDLACC, encoded by the coding sequence ATGCACACCCAGGTCCTTTTTGAACACCCTCTCAATGAGAAGATGCGTACATGGCTGCGCATTGAGTTTTTAATCCAACAGCTTTCCGTTAACTTACCCATTGCGGACCATGCAGGCGCACTGCATTTTTTCCGTAATATCGGAGACTTACTGGATGTATTTGAACGTGGCGAAGTCCGCACCGAACTCCTCAAAGAGCTGGAAAGACAGCAGCGAAAACTTCAGGCCTGGATTGAAGTTCCCGGCGTCGATCAAAGCAGGATCGACGCATTGCGCCAGCAGTTAAAAAGCGCGGGCAACATTCTGATTTCGGCCCCGCGTATTGGACAGACACTACGCGAAGATCGTCTGATTGGTCTCGTGCGTCAACGTTTAAGCATTCCTGGCGGGTGCTGCAGCTTCGATTTGCCGACCCTGCATATTTGGCTACACCTGGCGCAGCCGCATCGCGACACGCAGGTTGAAACCTGGCTTGCCAGCCTGAATCCTCTCAATCAGGCGCTGTCGCTGGTGCTGGATTTGATTCGTAACTCTGCGCCGTTCCGCAAGCAAACCAGCCTGAATGGCTTTTACCAGGACAACGGCGAAGATGCAGATCTACTGCGCTTGCAGCTGCCGCTTGATTCGCAGCTTTATCCGCAAATCTCTGGCCATAAGAGTCGTTTTGCCATTCGCTTTATGCCGCTGGATAGCGAGAATGGCCAGGTGCCTGAGCGTCTCGATTTTGATCTGGCGTGCTGTTAA
- the ppdD gene encoding prepilin peptidase-dependent pilin translates to MDKQRGFTLIELMVVIGIIAILSAIGIPAYQNYLRKAALTDMLQTFIPYRTAVELCALEHGGTATCDAGTNGIPSPTTTRYVSAMSVEKGVVSLSGQESLNGLSITMTPGWDNANGITGWNRNCVIQNDSALQQACEDVFRFDIN, encoded by the coding sequence ATGGACAAGCAAAGAGGCTTCACGCTTATCGAACTCATGGTGGTCATTGGCATTATTGCCATTCTTAGCGCCATCGGTATTCCGGCTTATCAAAACTATCTGCGCAAAGCTGCGCTAACAGACATGCTGCAAACCTTTATTCCCTATCGCACGGCGGTTGAGCTTTGTGCGTTGGAGCATGGCGGAACGGCTACCTGCGATGCCGGAACCAATGGCATCCCTTCTCCTACAACCACCCGTTATGTCTCCGCTATGAGCGTTGAAAAAGGAGTAGTCAGTCTCAGCGGGCAGGAAAGCCTGAACGGCCTAAGCATCACCATGACGCCGGGTTGGGACAACGCCAACGGCATTACCGGCTGGAACCGTAACTGCGTCATCCAGAATGACAGCGCGCTACAGCAGGCCTGTGAAGACGTTTTCCGCTTCGATATTAATTAA
- the coaE gene encoding dephospho-CoA kinase (Dephospho-CoA kinase (CoaE) performs the final step in coenzyme A biosynthesis.) — translation MRYTVALTGGIGSGKSTVANAFADLGINVIDADIIARQVVEPGTPALKAIEEHFGSDVVAADGSLQRRILRERIFSDPEEKRWLNALLHPLIQQETQRQFQQATSPYLLWVVPLLVENSLYKKANRVLVVDVTPETQLRRTMQRDDVTREHVEQILAAQATREARLAVADDVIDNNGAPEAIASDVARLHALYLQCALQFVSQEKP, via the coding sequence ATGAGGTATACGGTAGCCTTAACCGGCGGCATTGGCAGTGGTAAAAGTACCGTTGCAAATGCATTCGCTGACCTCGGAATAAACGTCATTGATGCAGATATTATTGCGCGCCAGGTGGTTGAGCCCGGCACACCTGCCCTTAAGGCGATCGAAGAACACTTTGGTTCCGACGTTGTAGCCGCGGACGGATCGTTGCAGCGGCGCATTTTACGCGAACGTATTTTTTCCGATCCTGAGGAGAAACGCTGGCTAAATGCCTTGCTCCACCCGCTTATTCAGCAGGAAACGCAGCGCCAGTTTCAGCAAGCGACTTCACCTTATCTGTTGTGGGTTGTACCTTTGCTGGTAGAGAATTCGCTGTATAAAAAAGCCAACCGTGTACTCGTGGTGGATGTTACCCCCGAGACACAGCTCAGACGCACTATGCAGCGTGATGACGTCACGCGTGAGCATGTTGAACAAATTCTTGCTGCCCAGGCAACGCGTGAAGCGCGTCTGGCCGTGGCAGACGATGTTATTGATAATAATGGCGCACCGGAAGCCATCGCCTCGGATGTCGCCCGCCTGCACGCGCTCTATTTGCAATGCGCGTTGCAGTTTGTCTCACAGGAAAAACCGTAA
- the mutT gene encoding 8-oxo-dGTP diphosphatase MutT, whose product MKILQIAVGIIRNQHHEIFITQRAADVHMANKLEFPGGKIEAGETPEQALIRELQEEVGITPTQSSLFEKLEYQFPDRHITLWFWLVESWEGEPWGKEGQPAQWIAQAALNAEDFPPANAPVIEKLIAG is encoded by the coding sequence ATGAAAATATTGCAGATCGCCGTCGGGATTATTCGTAACCAGCATCATGAAATTTTTATAACCCAGCGTGCGGCTGATGTCCACATGGCCAACAAGCTGGAATTCCCTGGCGGAAAAATTGAAGCGGGTGAAACGCCTGAGCAGGCGCTGATTCGCGAGTTACAGGAAGAAGTAGGCATTACGCCGACGCAAAGCTCGCTGTTCGAAAAGCTGGAGTATCAGTTTCCGGACAGACATATCACACTGTGGTTCTGGCTGGTTGAAAGCTGGGAAGGGGAACCGTGGGGAAAAGAGGGACAACCGGCGCAGTGGATTGCGCAAGCTGCTCTGAATGCGGAAGATTTTCCGCCAGCGAATGCGCCGGTCATTGAAAAGCTGATTGCTGGCTGA
- the nadC gene encoding carboxylating nicotinate-nucleotide diphosphorylase, which translates to MPPRRYNPDYRRDALLERINLDIPAAVAQALREDLGGEVDANNDITAQLLPEDMRSHATVITREDGVFCGKRWVEEVFIQLAGDDVNITWHVEDGDSIKANQPLFELDGPSRVLLTGERTALNFVQTLSGVASEVRKYVDLLAGTKTQLLDTRKTLPGLRTALKYAVLCGGGANHRLGLSDAFLIKENHIIASGSVRQAVEKAFWLHPDVPVEVEVESLEELDDALKAGADIIMLDNFETEQMREAVKRTNGQARLEVSGNVTHETLREFAETGVDFISVGALTKHVRALDLSMRFR; encoded by the coding sequence ATGCCGCCTCGCCGCTATAACCCTGACTACCGACGTGACGCGCTGTTGGAACGCATAAATCTGGATATCCCTGCCGCTGTAGCTCAGGCGCTGCGCGAAGATTTAGGCGGAGAAGTTGATGCCAATAACGATATCACCGCACAACTTTTGCCCGAGGATATGCGCTCCCACGCCACCGTGATCACCCGCGAGGATGGCGTTTTTTGTGGAAAACGCTGGGTGGAGGAAGTCTTTATTCAACTGGCTGGCGATGATGTCAACATCACCTGGCATGTTGAAGATGGCGACAGCATTAAGGCTAATCAGCCGCTGTTTGAACTGGACGGCCCTTCCCGCGTGCTGCTGACCGGCGAACGAACCGCGCTTAATTTTGTGCAGACGCTTTCAGGTGTGGCGAGCGAGGTGCGTAAATACGTCGACCTGCTGGCGGGAACAAAAACCCAGTTGCTCGATACGCGTAAAACCCTGCCGGGGCTGCGTACCGCCCTGAAATACGCCGTATTGTGTGGCGGCGGTGCGAATCATCGTTTGGGGCTTTCTGACGCCTTCCTGATTAAAGAAAACCACATTATTGCTTCTGGCTCAGTACGTCAGGCCGTTGAAAAAGCCTTCTGGTTGCATCCGGATGTGCCCGTTGAAGTTGAAGTTGAAAGCCTGGAAGAACTGGACGACGCACTGAAAGCCGGGGCAGACATCATCATGCTCGATAACTTCGAAACTGAGCAAATGCGCGAAGCGGTCAAACGCACCAACGGCCAGGCGCGTCTGGAAGTCTCGGGTAATGTCACCCATGAAACGCTGCGCGAATTTGCCGAAACCGGTGTGGATTTCATCTCTGTTGGCGCGCTGACCAAGCATGTTCGTGCACTCGATCTCTCTATGCGTTTTCGCTAA
- a CDS encoding glycoside hydrolase family 43 protein: MNQWPNPFIEQRADPFILRDGSHYYFIASVPEYDRLEIRRADSLEGLRTAPPVVVWRKPESGPMSQLIWAPEIHRLAGKWYIYFAATYTQALDKLGMFQHRMFALECADADPLTGKWTEKGQIKTQFDTFALDATTFHHQGKQWYLWAQKSPDIAGNSNIYLAELENPWTIKGEPVMLSHPEYDWECRGFWVNEGPAVMVHGDKLFISYSASATDENYCMGLLWIDLNADPLNPQNWHKSPRPVFTTSYENRQYGPGHNSFTQTPEGEDVLVYHARNYTEIEGDPLYDPNRHTRLKLVRWDENGMPDFGVPPADTY, from the coding sequence ATGAATCAGTGGCCTAATCCCTTTATTGAACAGCGTGCCGACCCGTTTATTTTACGTGACGGTAGCCACTACTATTTCATTGCTTCAGTGCCCGAATACGATCGACTGGAGATCCGCCGGGCTGACTCGCTGGAAGGGCTACGCACAGCTCCCCCGGTTGTCGTCTGGCGCAAACCAGAAAGCGGCCCCATGAGCCAACTTATCTGGGCGCCTGAAATCCATCGCCTGGCAGGTAAGTGGTACATCTATTTTGCCGCCACCTACACACAGGCGCTCGACAAGCTGGGGATGTTCCAGCACCGCATGTTTGCTTTGGAGTGCGCAGACGCCGATCCGTTAACCGGCAAGTGGACGGAGAAAGGCCAGATTAAAACGCAGTTTGATACCTTTGCGCTTGATGCCACCACCTTTCATCACCAGGGAAAACAGTGGTATCTGTGGGCGCAGAAGTCGCCCGATATTGCCGGGAACTCCAATATCTATCTCGCTGAGCTGGAAAATCCATGGACGATTAAAGGCGAGCCGGTCATGCTCAGCCATCCAGAGTATGACTGGGAATGCAGGGGTTTTTGGGTCAACGAAGGTCCGGCCGTCATGGTTCACGGCGACAAGCTGTTTATCAGCTATTCCGCCAGCGCCACCGATGAGAACTACTGCATGGGATTATTGTGGATTGACCTCAACGCCGATCCGCTCAACCCGCAAAACTGGCACAAGTCACCGCGCCCTGTCTTTACCACCAGTTACGAAAACCGCCAGTACGGACCGGGACACAACAGCTTTACGCAAACGCCGGAAGGTGAAGATGTGCTGGTGTACCACGCAAGAAATTACACCGAAATTGAGGGCGATCCGCTGTACGACCCAAACCGCCACACTCGTCTGAAGTTGGTGCGCTGGGACGAAAACGGGATGCCAGATTTTGGCGTGCCGCCAGCGGATACGTATTGA
- the yacG gene encoding DNA gyrase inhibitor YacG: MSEQTIVNCPTCGKSVEWSEVSPFRPFCSKRCQLIDLGEWAAEEKRIPSSGDLSESDDWSEEQK, translated from the coding sequence ATGTCTGAACAAACTATCGTCAACTGCCCAACCTGCGGCAAATCCGTGGAATGGTCTGAAGTCAGCCCGTTTCGTCCATTCTGCAGCAAGCGCTGTCAGTTAATCGATCTCGGTGAGTGGGCTGCAGAAGAAAAACGTATCCCAAGCTCTGGCGACTTGTCGGAAAGCGATGACTGGAGTGAAGAGCAGAAGTAA